The following coding sequences lie in one Sulfuricurvum sp. genomic window:
- a CDS encoding exonuclease domain-containing protein, producing MAKYVLLDTETTGAGDSDRIIQLGFMVLDGKNVEVHNDLCSAPLPIGYGAMEVHGITPDMIEGKPPCTETSAFQALCALNAPENVLIIHNAPFDLGMLAKEDFTSQMRLIDTLRCARHLFEDEEAHRLQYFRYRLGLYKVEQAEADALGIEVKAHDAIGDVLVLKLFLSELRKRLQERFEGANPIDKMVELTQTPVFYTRPLKFGKYKGKTLTEIAEADKGYLTWMLGNMDSLDEDMRYSIGKVLG from the coding sequence ATGGCAAAATACGTTTTACTCGATACTGAGACAACAGGGGCCGGAGATTCGGATCGAATCATCCAGCTCGGTTTTATGGTTTTGGACGGCAAAAACGTCGAAGTTCATAACGATTTATGTTCAGCTCCTCTGCCTATCGGATACGGAGCAATGGAAGTACACGGAATAACTCCCGATATGATTGAAGGAAAACCGCCGTGTACCGAAACATCTGCTTTTCAAGCATTATGTGCTCTGAATGCTCCCGAAAATGTTCTTATTATCCATAATGCCCCTTTCGATTTAGGGATGTTGGCCAAAGAGGATTTTACGTCGCAGATGCGTTTGATTGATACGTTACGGTGTGCACGTCATCTATTTGAGGATGAAGAAGCCCATCGATTGCAGTATTTTAGATATCGTCTCGGGTTGTATAAAGTCGAACAAGCCGAAGCAGATGCTTTGGGGATTGAAGTAAAAGCCCACGATGCGATCGGTGATGTTTTGGTATTAAAATTATTTCTTAGTGAGCTTCGCAAACGGTTGCAAGAGCGGTTTGAGGGGGCTAATCCGATCGATAAGATGGTCGAGTTGACTCAGACACCGGTATTTTATACAAGGCCGCTTAAATTTGGAAAATATAAAGGTAAAACCTTGACCGAAATTGCCGAAGCGGATAAAGGGTATCTCACTTGGATGCTCGGCAATATGGACAGTCTCGATGAAGATATGCGTTACAGCATCGGGAAGGTTTTAGGTTAA
- a CDS encoding DEAD/DEAH box helicase has protein sequence MVENALKILETSNLFITGGAGSGKTTLTRALIGDTVQKGKSVARLASTGMAATLIGGQTLHSFFDLGIANSQGELERNGKLEPAKKIIKLIRSMQIIVIDEISMVGAPLLDMIRLRLLQAEFSGRLIVVGDFLQLPPVTRGNEPIYFAFESPSWERFGFETIHLEGSYRTHEAEFLTLLEQVRHARIDEEAINALDELVKPLSEDMSSVTLLFGKNISAQNHNRSQLEHLHGEIVELSTYVTIHDKKMQERDVERFMAESRIEPILALKVGAPILFTRNAWNYYNGERGSITSIEEDVIWVKKADGVNVKVERVDTTKTRWVEKGSTASEEKLITLSQFPITLAFAITIHKSQGMSLADYVIETNEIFAPSQFYVALSRSVSAHRVTLIKPHRGWEKLCFVHPKAKQFIASM, from the coding sequence ATGGTTGAAAACGCGCTAAAGATTTTAGAAACGTCCAATCTTTTCATCACCGGAGGTGCGGGATCGGGGAAAACGACGTTGACCCGCGCTTTGATCGGGGATACTGTGCAAAAGGGAAAATCGGTGGCCCGTCTCGCCTCCACGGGGATGGCAGCGACACTCATCGGGGGGCAGACGCTTCATAGCTTTTTTGATCTTGGGATCGCGAATTCGCAAGGTGAGCTGGAGCGCAACGGAAAACTCGAACCTGCCAAAAAGATCATCAAACTGATCCGTTCCATGCAGATCATCGTTATCGATGAGATTTCGATGGTGGGAGCACCGCTGCTCGATATGATCCGTCTGCGATTGCTGCAAGCGGAATTTAGCGGACGGCTTATCGTCGTAGGGGACTTTTTGCAGCTTCCACCAGTGACGCGGGGGAATGAACCGATCTACTTTGCGTTTGAGTCTCCGAGCTGGGAGCGTTTTGGTTTTGAGACGATCCATTTGGAAGGTTCATATCGTACCCATGAAGCGGAGTTTTTGACCCTTTTGGAACAGGTGCGTCATGCACGTATCGATGAAGAGGCGATCAATGCGCTGGATGAATTGGTTAAACCGCTGAGTGAGGATATGAGTTCGGTTACGTTGTTGTTCGGTAAAAATATCAGTGCCCAGAACCATAACCGCTCCCAGTTGGAGCATTTGCACGGTGAGATTGTCGAACTCTCCACCTATGTGACGATCCATGATAAAAAGATGCAGGAACGTGATGTCGAGCGGTTTATGGCTGAGAGCCGTATTGAACCTATATTGGCATTGAAAGTGGGTGCTCCGATCCTTTTTACCCGTAATGCATGGAACTATTACAACGGTGAGAGGGGAAGTATCACCTCCATCGAAGAAGATGTCATCTGGGTAAAAAAAGCAGACGGAGTGAATGTCAAAGTGGAGCGGGTCGATACCACCAAAACACGGTGGGTGGAAAAAGGGAGCACGGCGAGTGAAGAGAAACTGATTACCCTCAGCCAGTTTCCGATCACGTTAGCCTTTGCCATCACGATCCACAAATCGCAGGGGATGAGTTTAGCCGATTATGTTATCGAAACCAATGAGATATTTGCTCCCTCGCAGTTTTATGTGGCGTTATCGCGCTCCGTATCAGCGCACCGCGTAACATTGATTAAACCTCATAGAGGGTGGGAAAAGCTCTGTTTCGTTCACCCTAAAGCGAAACAATTTATTGCTTCGATGTGA
- a CDS encoding VWA-like domain-containing protein: protein MIDFSPLKAKLLLEYPFFGTIASGMEMVLNDNIESFTTRENTIEYREAYIEPLSNDERLFVLCNGALHEALSHTLRRGNRSPWLWAMACDYAINTLLIDNGFTPPPKITYDKRFGNLSAEEIYAELSLEFLDQEQNDRDADDRRDGESADEKLSRAQRERRTHDAMEKDDPLSEAFSRQFGLQAKSRIDWRSELRDCIGGHYISDYTLIPPSKKLLYEGIYLPGSSSRHLDLAIAIDSSGSVDEVLLSRFIAEVESIMETFGSYTIDLMVCDDRIRSHTRFENGEGIEYVLNGGGGTDFNPVFEIIESWTQRPKVLLYFTDLDGKFPPYEPLYEVLWIAPQRVDVPFGRVIELKDENG, encoded by the coding sequence ATGATCGATTTTTCTCCCCTTAAAGCCAAACTTCTTCTCGAGTACCCCTTTTTCGGGACGATTGCATCAGGGATGGAGATGGTACTCAACGACAATATCGAAAGCTTCACAACACGGGAGAATACGATCGAGTACCGCGAAGCCTATATTGAGCCTCTTAGCAATGATGAGCGGTTGTTTGTCCTGTGCAATGGAGCATTGCATGAAGCGCTCTCCCATACACTTCGACGCGGAAACCGGAGCCCGTGGTTGTGGGCAATGGCATGCGATTATGCAATCAATACTCTCTTGATTGACAACGGTTTTACTCCCCCTCCGAAAATCACCTATGACAAACGTTTCGGTAACCTCAGTGCCGAAGAGATCTATGCGGAACTCTCACTCGAGTTTTTGGATCAGGAACAGAACGATCGAGATGCGGATGATCGCAGAGACGGAGAGAGTGCCGATGAAAAGCTCTCCCGTGCTCAGCGTGAACGCCGGACACACGATGCGATGGAAAAAGACGATCCTCTCTCTGAAGCATTTTCGCGGCAGTTCGGTTTACAGGCGAAAAGCCGGATCGATTGGAGAAGCGAATTGCGCGATTGTATCGGCGGGCATTACATCAGCGATTACACTCTCATCCCACCCTCAAAAAAACTTCTCTACGAGGGGATATATCTGCCAGGGTCATCGTCCCGTCATCTGGACCTCGCTATCGCGATTGACAGTTCGGGATCGGTGGATGAGGTACTGCTCTCACGTTTCATCGCCGAGGTGGAATCGATTATGGAGACATTCGGCTCGTACACTATCGACTTAATGGTGTGTGATGATAGGATACGAAGCCATACACGGTTTGAAAACGGTGAGGGTATCGAATATGTTTTGAATGGGGGAGGGGGAACCGATTTTAACCCGGTTTTCGAGATAATAGAGTCTTGGACGCAGCGTCCGAAAGTTCTTTTGTATTTTACCGATCTGGACGGAAAATTTCCCCCCTATGAACCGCTGTATGAGGTACTATGGATCGCACCGCAACGCGTAGATGTGCCGTTTGGCCGTGTGATCGAATTAAAGGATGAGAATGGTTGA
- a CDS encoding peroxiredoxin — MLVTKKAPDFTATTVLGNNQIVDNFNLYENLGEKGAVLFFYPLDFTFVCPSELIAFDHRLDAFTERGINVIGVSVDSQFSHFAWKNTPVNQGGIGQVRYPLVADLNKQISRDYDVLFGESVALRGSFLIDKDGTVRHAVINDLPLGRNIDEMLRMIDAMLFTNEHGEVCPAGWAKGDAGMKASTEGVAEYLAAHAEEL; from the coding sequence ATGCTCGTTACAAAAAAAGCTCCTGACTTTACTGCCACTACCGTTCTTGGGAACAACCAAATCGTTGATAACTTCAACCTATACGAAAACCTCGGCGAAAAAGGTGCCGTATTGTTCTTCTATCCGTTGGACTTTACTTTCGTTTGTCCTTCAGAACTTATCGCGTTTGACCACCGTCTTGATGCGTTCACAGAACGCGGAATCAATGTTATCGGTGTATCGGTTGACTCACAATTCAGCCACTTCGCATGGAAAAACACTCCGGTAAACCAAGGCGGTATCGGTCAAGTTCGCTATCCGCTCGTAGCCGATTTGAACAAACAAATCTCACGTGACTACGATGTATTGTTCGGTGAGTCGGTTGCACTTCGCGGATCATTCTTGATCGATAAAGACGGAACTGTTCGTCACGCGGTTATCAATGACCTTCCACTAGGCCGTAACATCGATGAAATGCTTCGTATGATCGATGCAATGTTGTTTACAAACGAACACGGTGAAGTTTGTCCTGCTGGTTGGGCAAAAGGTGACGCAGGTATGAAAGCAAGCACTGAAGGTGTTGCTGAATATCTTGCCGCTCACGCAGAAGAATTATAA
- a CDS encoding ABC transporter ATP-binding protein has translation MITFKNLFSMMFRYKRSLIWGNIIAILATLISIPIPLLIPLMVDEVLLKKGGKVTEAIDWFTPAHEPILYIGIVLAVTISLRFVFFILSVVSQRFFITLSQELSFTIRVRALEHLKHVSMSAYERLGSGKVITHLITDIDTIEQFLGSALSKFIVSVATLIGVATVLIWINPLFGILILIFQPVIMIVTRKISGRVGVLKKEQNRTIGELSDTLTQMCDLFGQIRASNKEERFIHNAIDQSKRLRQSASEYGVKALMGERYSYTLFLSGFEIFRALGLVMVLYSDLSIGLMFGIFGYLWFMMTPVQDLLSMQYSFANAKNALARLNELLSLPSEPVFTAAKEPFEETKSLSIQTRDLVFGYSEDEAVLKGLNLDIPSGSTVAIIGASGSGKSTLSQLLVGFYPPTSGDILYNGVNVEKIGFSHIRDEVFVVLQQPLMFNETLRFNLTMGDPIDDGLIGEALRIAQLSEFVATLPMGLETQVGKFGIRLSGGQRQRLSIARMVLANPKVVIFDESTSALDVHTESALFEALETFLKEKTVIIIAHRLSTVTRADYIYVLENGIILEEGTREVLEAKDGSYKRFIHSQHG, from the coding sequence ATGATAACCTTTAAAAATCTCTTTTCCATGATGTTCAGATACAAACGCTCCCTGATATGGGGAAACATCATAGCAATCCTGGCAACCCTGATATCGATTCCTATTCCTCTGCTGATTCCTCTGATGGTAGATGAGGTCCTCCTCAAAAAAGGGGGAAAAGTCACTGAAGCCATCGACTGGTTCACCCCTGCTCACGAGCCGATACTTTACATCGGTATCGTACTGGCTGTGACGATAAGCTTACGATTTGTTTTTTTCATCCTCAGTGTCGTATCCCAACGCTTTTTCATTACTCTTTCTCAGGAATTGAGTTTCACGATACGAGTCCGCGCGCTGGAACATCTTAAACATGTTTCGATGAGTGCATATGAGAGACTTGGGAGCGGCAAGGTCATTACGCATCTTATTACCGATATCGATACTATCGAGCAGTTTTTGGGAAGTGCACTTTCCAAATTTATCGTTTCGGTAGCGACTCTCATCGGAGTCGCTACCGTATTGATTTGGATAAATCCGCTATTTGGGATACTTATTCTCATTTTTCAACCTGTCATTATGATTGTCACTCGTAAAATTTCAGGCCGAGTCGGTGTGCTTAAAAAAGAGCAAAACCGTACGATCGGCGAGCTCTCCGATACATTGACTCAGATGTGTGATCTCTTTGGACAGATACGTGCAAGCAATAAAGAAGAACGTTTTATTCATAATGCTATCGATCAGTCGAAAAGGCTGCGTCAAAGTGCGAGTGAGTATGGTGTCAAAGCGTTGATGGGAGAGCGATATTCGTACACACTTTTTTTGAGCGGATTTGAAATTTTCCGTGCATTAGGACTGGTGATGGTTCTCTACTCCGATCTTAGCATTGGATTGATGTTTGGGATTTTCGGCTATCTGTGGTTTATGATGACACCAGTGCAGGATTTGCTCTCGATGCAGTATAGTTTTGCAAACGCTAAAAATGCTCTTGCACGTTTGAATGAACTTTTGTCTCTACCTTCCGAACCGGTTTTTACTGCTGCTAAAGAGCCGTTTGAGGAGACAAAATCGCTCTCTATCCAAACGCGTGATCTGGTTTTTGGATACAGTGAGGATGAAGCGGTGTTGAAAGGGCTGAACCTCGATATTCCATCCGGCAGCACCGTTGCCATTATCGGAGCGAGCGGAAGCGGCAAAAGTACCCTCTCGCAACTTTTGGTCGGATTTTATCCTCCGACATCCGGGGATATCCTTTATAACGGTGTGAATGTGGAAAAAATCGGGTTTTCACATATACGCGATGAAGTGTTTGTTGTATTGCAGCAGCCGTTGATGTTTAACGAAACGCTTCGATTTAATCTTACGATGGGCGATCCGATCGATGACGGATTGATAGGTGAAGCGTTACGTATTGCTCAGCTTAGCGAATTTGTCGCAACTTTGCCGATGGGGCTGGAAACCCAAGTAGGAAAATTCGGTATTCGTCTCTCCGGAGGACAGCGTCAACGCCTCAGTATCGCTCGGATGGTGTTGGCTAACCCGAAAGTAGTAATCTTTGATGAATCTACTTCGGCACTTGATGTTCATACCGAGAGTGCATTGTTTGAGGCACTGGAGACATTTCTAAAAGAAAAAACAGTGATTATCATCGCCCATCGTCTCAGTACGGTGACACGTGCCGATTATATTTATGTATTGGAAAACGGTATCATACTCGAAGAGGGAACGCGTGAAGTTTTAGAAGCAAAAGATGGCAGTTATAAGCGTTTTATACATTCTCAACACGGATAA
- a CDS encoding MoxR family ATPase, with product MRTKDTIETMRSMIDSKIPTFLWGAPGIGKSSIIKQIARENGIECIDLRLSLMDPTDLKGIPFYERDSHSALWAPPSFLPREGKGILFLDELNSAAPAVQASAYQLILDRKVGEYTLPDGWAIVAAGNREGDRGVVYRLPSPLANRFVHIEMEVNASDWRDWALSRGIDVRVVAYIGFKNSALFGFDPLKNERSFATPRSWEAVHTIVNSALSKTLWLEAIAGAVGEDAAVDFLGFVQVMDKLPDVDAILLGEESEVPTDLSTLYALSSALVTRILTAPSDEAVSHVLRYTLKLKNEFAVMIVQDLQRQGVVMEHLDAFGEWVEAYAYLL from the coding sequence ATGCGCACCAAAGATACGATAGAGACGATGCGATCTATGATCGATTCGAAGATACCGACATTTCTGTGGGGAGCTCCGGGGATCGGGAAATCGTCCATCATCAAACAAATTGCCCGTGAAAACGGCATTGAATGCATCGATCTGCGTTTGTCGCTGATGGATCCGACCGATCTCAAAGGGATACCGTTTTACGAGAGAGATTCTCACAGTGCGTTATGGGCACCGCCGTCGTTTCTGCCGCGTGAGGGGAAGGGAATTCTTTTTCTCGATGAGCTCAACTCCGCCGCTCCGGCGGTACAGGCATCGGCATATCAGCTGATTTTGGATCGTAAAGTGGGGGAATACACTCTTCCTGATGGGTGGGCGATCGTCGCGGCGGGTAACCGCGAGGGAGACCGCGGGGTCGTCTATCGTCTTCCCTCTCCGTTGGCGAATCGGTTTGTCCATATCGAGATGGAAGTCAATGCTTCCGATTGGCGCGATTGGGCACTTAGCAGAGGAATCGATGTCCGGGTTGTCGCCTACATCGGATTTAAAAACAGTGCGCTGTTCGGATTCGATCCGCTGAAAAATGAGCGGAGTTTTGCCACGCCGCGCAGCTGGGAAGCGGTGCATACGATTGTGAACAGTGCGTTGTCCAAAACGCTGTGGCTGGAAGCGATCGCTGGTGCGGTGGGCGAAGATGCCGCCGTTGATTTTTTAGGGTTTGTGCAGGTCATGGACAAACTTCCTGATGTGGATGCAATTTTACTCGGAGAGGAGAGTGAAGTGCCTACGGATCTTTCTACTCTCTACGCGCTCTCATCGGCTCTGGTAACGCGTATACTGACAGCTCCTTCCGATGAAGCAGTCTCACATGTTTTGCGCTATACTCTGAAACTCAAAAACGAGTTTGCGGTGATGATTGTTCAAGACCTGCAACGTCAAGGGGTCGTGATGGAACATCTTGATGCGTTCGGCGAATGGGTTGAGGCGTACGCCTATCTGTTATGA
- the fetB gene encoding iron export ABC transporter permease subunit FetB: MQYSFLASYLLIIFALWYSRREQFGLEKMILTNSILAMVQLGLLGYALVYLFQMKHPALLFFVLLGMVTFGAYTAKKRAPLGEHSFKIAFFSLGASSGIVFLSMMAFGVIHMVPNEMIPIGGMIIGNALNVYSQSIERFRAEVKNTIETIEGMVALGAPMKEALRLASKASVKASMIPTLNMLQTVGIIHIPGITTGMLLAGADPLSAISYQLAVMYMMVAVALLSAVFSVMFSYRIIIGSAFTSKQ; the protein is encoded by the coding sequence ATGCAATACTCTTTTTTAGCCTCATATCTTCTTATTATCTTTGCTTTATGGTATTCACGCCGCGAACAGTTCGGTCTGGAAAAGATGATTCTCACCAACTCGATCCTCGCGATGGTGCAATTGGGACTTCTCGGTTATGCTCTCGTCTATCTTTTTCAGATGAAACACCCTGCTCTGCTCTTTTTTGTACTGCTGGGAATGGTGACCTTCGGAGCCTATACCGCCAAGAAACGTGCACCTCTGGGCGAGCACAGTTTTAAAATCGCTTTTTTTAGCCTCGGAGCCTCTTCGGGAATCGTCTTTCTATCGATGATGGCATTCGGAGTTATTCACATGGTACCCAATGAGATGATTCCGATCGGGGGGATGATTATCGGCAATGCTCTTAATGTCTATTCTCAGAGTATCGAGCGTTTTCGTGCCGAGGTGAAAAATACGATTGAGACGATCGAGGGGATGGTGGCTCTCGGTGCACCGATGAAGGAAGCTCTCCGTCTGGCTTCCAAAGCTTCCGTAAAAGCTTCGATGATCCCGACGCTCAATATGCTCCAAACGGTCGGCATCATCCATATCCCCGGTATCACGACGGGGATGCTCCTCGCGGGTGCCGATCCGCTGAGCGCAATCTCGTATCAGCTCGCCGTTATGTATATGATGGTCGCCGTGGCACTGCTCTCAGCCGTGTTTAGCGTGATGTTCTCCTATCGGATCATCATCGGATCGGCATTCACATCGAAGCAATAA
- a CDS encoding diguanylate cyclase → MMQSREIKYSFTQHYLIAVVLLVILSSTTFYILTTALKSSETTAFVVNLSGKQRMLSQRIALYSQLYINAIDQKNNRRIVGIQTVLENAADEMRLENERLSSGEIYPEKKVALSNTLQKLYFEKNHLKDRVNAYTALVEELIRSKTRKEAEAISDKIIKSSNALLGDLNMAVLQYQIEGDTNISNVQTMVLVVWIITLFTLLLEIVFIFQPMAHKMATLFQKIVWHEHNLQEEIKIRTNSLTIANEKLAHLASHDPLTGLKNRLNMETELQELIDHQNIYKSSYAVVMLDIDWFKKINDTYGHDAGDFVLCELSKIFLDTVRPQDSVYRAGGEEFVIIFNRITKEQVIAKCEKIRQRIQEHHFDYNDLTFHITISIGIYHPETVLVNSVTEALKLADNALYEAKRAGRNNVVAIDN, encoded by the coding sequence ATGATGCAATCGAGAGAGATTAAGTACAGTTTTACACAACATTATCTAATCGCCGTCGTATTACTCGTAATCCTTTCAAGCACTACATTTTATATCCTTACCACAGCTCTTAAAAGCAGTGAAACCACCGCATTTGTTGTTAATCTGTCCGGAAAACAAAGAATGCTTTCACAACGCATTGCTTTATATTCGCAGCTTTATATAAATGCAATCGATCAAAAAAATAATCGTAGAATCGTCGGTATACAAACGGTATTGGAAAATGCCGCCGATGAGATGAGGCTTGAGAATGAGAGGCTCTCATCCGGGGAAATATATCCTGAAAAAAAAGTGGCGCTTTCAAATACACTCCAAAAGCTTTATTTTGAAAAGAATCATCTCAAAGATCGGGTTAATGCATACACTGCCTTAGTCGAAGAACTAATACGTTCCAAAACACGTAAAGAAGCCGAAGCAATTTCCGATAAGATCATCAAATCGTCCAACGCTCTATTAGGTGATTTGAATATGGCAGTACTGCAGTATCAGATAGAGGGTGATACCAATATCTCGAATGTTCAAACAATGGTATTGGTAGTTTGGATAATCACTTTGTTTACTTTGTTACTTGAAATCGTATTTATCTTCCAACCTATGGCTCATAAAATGGCGACGCTTTTCCAGAAAATCGTATGGCATGAACATAATCTTCAAGAAGAGATCAAAATACGGACAAACAGTTTGACGATAGCAAATGAAAAACTTGCTCATTTAGCATCCCATGATCCACTTACCGGATTGAAAAACCGTCTGAATATGGAAACAGAGCTCCAAGAACTGATTGATCATCAAAATATCTACAAAAGTTCCTATGCCGTCGTGATGCTCGATATTGACTGGTTCAAAAAAATCAATGATACCTACGGACACGATGCGGGAGATTTTGTATTATGCGAACTTTCTAAAATCTTTTTGGATACCGTTCGTCCTCAAGACAGTGTTTATCGTGCCGGCGGAGAAGAGTTTGTAATCATATTTAACCGTATTACCAAAGAACAAGTGATTGCTAAATGCGAAAAAATTCGTCAACGCATCCAAGAACATCATTTTGACTATAATGATCTTACTTTTCATATTACGATCAGTATCGGTATCTATCATCCTGAAACCGTACTGGTTAACAGCGTTACTGAAGCACTCAAGCTTGCAGACAATGCCCTCTATGAAGCAAAAAGAGCCGGACGAAATAATGTTGTCGCGATTGACAACTAG